The following are from one region of the Gossypium hirsutum isolate 1008001.06 chromosome D03, Gossypium_hirsutum_v2.1, whole genome shotgun sequence genome:
- the LOC107950522 gene encoding LOW QUALITY PROTEIN: protein CROWDED NUCLEI 4 (The sequence of the model RefSeq protein was modified relative to this genomic sequence to represent the inferred CDS: inserted 1 base in 1 codon): MASPFTPGTGRALSITPGSRVSKSSLGDETIWKRLKEAGFDEESIKKRDKAALIAYIAKLEAELSDHQHHMGLLTLEREELASKYEEIKASAEATELMHKRDQAAHISALAEAKKREDGLKKALGVEKECLASIEKALHEMRTESAETKVAAESRLAEARIMIEDAEKKFSEAETKFRAAKSLQTEATFIQRDAKRKLQEVEAREDDLSRQIVLFKKDSDAKEKEINLERQSLSERKKIVQQEHERLLDGQASLNQREEHIFNRMEELNCLEKELEASKAELEKERRALKDDKSNLELTLVSLSKREEAVIEREALLSKKEQELLVSQEKLANKESSEFRKVIASHENALRTRNSEFEAELELKRRMVEDEIEMKRRAWELKEMDINNKEDQICEREHGLDVRLRILAEKEKDVAEKSNLIDVKEKXMSAFEKELELKKAALEKEKEEMSKMKLELQKSLLSLEDKRNQVDHEKEKLEALRSETHELSTLELKLKEELDLVRAQKLELMADVDRLEVERAKFETEWELIDEKREELRKEAVRVCKDREEISKYLKDERDRLRSVRDVMQEQHNKDVESLNREREDFMKKMVTEHSDWFNKIQQERADFLLGIETQKRELENCIEKRREELESSLKEREEAFEREKKNQLDHISALKEIAEKELEQATLEMKRLDAERTEIKLDRERREHEWAELNKSIEELKVQRHKLKQQRELLHADRKEIHFDIEELKKLGDLKAALDNMTVAQMQRSIVELSQLKASERNNLKQQAVLQNVESGSDKNKIFAVNGNGFNSPMAKPDSSPSGSARFSWIKRCSELIFKHTPDKAQMKPEERPLELDGEPKTLEVPSEGEVFERTHAGRKRRVDNMPSNGTKKSRQKDASVLEVEDNTHRVHSIEPNVVLDQPELMSYNQSEGGADETNELIVDRVINISEAIHVKETVDDFSNVENIDQLQDTGEKDKSGEPLVVPMGNVSQLTIPCQRTEDKSGKGKQKLEDNVTVQPDDKVRTRSRAGLKQVL; this comes from the exons ATGGCGAGCCCGTTCACGCCGGGTACTGGTAGGGCTTTGTCGATAACTCCGGGGTCTAGGGTTTCAAAGAGTTCTCTTGGTGATGAGACGATCTGGAAGCGGCTCAAGGAAGCTGGATTCGATGAGGAATCTATCAAGAAGAGAGATAAAGCTGCCCTTATTGCTTATATTGCAAAGCTTGAAGCAGAG CTCTCTGATCACCAACACCATATGGGCCTTCTTACATTGGAAAGAGAGGAATTGGCTTCCAAGTATGAAGAAATTAAAGCCTCTGCTGAAGCAACTGAGCTAATGCATAAACGGGATCAAGCTGCACATATATCCGCTCTGGCAGAAGCAAAAAAGCGTGAGGATGGTTTGAAGAAAGCTTTAGGAGTTGAGAAAGAATGCCTAGCAAGT ATCGAGAAGGCTTTGCATGAGATGCGTACAGAATCTGCTGAAACTAAGGTTGCAGCTGAAAGTAGATTAGCTGAAGCACGTATTATGATAGAGGATGCTGAGAAAAAGTTTTCAGAGGCTGAGACAAAGTTTCGTGCAGCAAAGTCTTTACAGACAGAAGCTACCTTCATCCAACGTGATGCTAAGAGAAAACTCCAAGAAGTTGAAGCACGTGAAGATGACCTTAGTAGACAAATTGTATTGTTCAAAAAAGA TTCTGATGCAAAAGAGAAAGAGATCAACCTTGAACGGCAATCATTGAGTGAGAGGAAGAAGATTGTACAGCAAGAACATGAAAGACTACTTGATGGACAAGCTTCCCTGAATCAAAGAGAGGAGCATATTTTCAATAGAATGGAAGAACTAAATTGTCTTGAAAAGGAGTTGGAGGCTTCAAAAGCAGAACTTGAAAAGGAACGTAGAGCTTTGAAGGATGACAAATCCAACCTTGAGTTGACTTTAGTTTCTCTGTCGAAAAGAGAGGAG GCCGTTATTGAGCGAGAAGCTTTGCTTAGCAAGAAAGAGCAAGAGCTGCTTGTTTCTCAAGAGAAACTCGCAAACAAGGAATCT AGTGAATTTCGGAAGGTCATTGCTAGTCATGAAAATGCATTGAGAACCAGAAACTCTGAGTTTGAGGCTGAGCTTGAGCTTAAGCGCAGAATGGTGGAAGATGAGATTGAAATGAAGAGACGGGCCTGGGAGTTAAAGGAGATGGATATAAATAACAAGGAGGACCAAATTTGTGAAAGAGAACATGGTCTTGATGTTCGATTGAGGATATTAGCAGAGAAAGAGAAGGATGTGGCTGAGAAGTCAAATCTCATAGATGTCAAAGAAA ATATGAGTGCTTTTGAAAAGGAACTTGAGTTGAAGAAAGCTGctttggaaaaagaaaaggaagagatGAGTAAAATGAAACTAGAGCTTCAGAAGTCATTGTTGTCATTGGAAGATAAAAGAAATCAAGTTGATCATGAAAAGGAGAAACTAGAAGCCCTGAGAAGTGAGACACATGAATTATCAACTTTAGAATTAAAACTGAAGGAAGAACTTGATTTGGTTAGGGCTCAAAAATTGGAGCTTATGGCTGATGTTGATAGGTTGGAAGTAGAGAGGGCAAAATTTGAAACTGAGTGGGAGTTGATTGATGAAAAAAGAGAAGAGTTGCGGAAGGAAGCAGTGCGTGTTTGCAAGGATAGAGAAGAAATTTCGAAGTATCTCAAGGATGAGCGTGATAGATTGAGAAGTGTGCGTGATGTGATGCAAGAACAGCATAACAAGGATGTTGAATCATTGAATCGTGAGAGAGAGGACTTCATGAAAAAGATGGTGACTGAGCATTCTGATTGGTTCAACAAGATTCAACAAGAGCGTGCTGATTTCTTGTTAGGAATTGAAACCCAAAAGAGGGAGCTGGAGAATTGTATTGAGAAAAGGCGTGAAGAATTGGAAAGTTCTTTGAAGGAAAGAGAGGAAGCTTTTGAGcgagaaaagaaaaatcaacttGATCATATTAGTGCTCTAAAGGAAATAGCAGAGAAAGAGTTGGAACAAGCTACTCTAGAAATGAAAAGGCTTGATGCTGAGAGGACGGAAATCAAGTTGGATCGTGAGCGAAGGGAACACGAATGGGCTGAGTTGAACAAGTCTATTGAGGAGCTTAAGGTGCAAAGACACAAATTGAAGCAACAGAGGGAATTATTGCATGCTGATAGAAAAGAGATACATTTTGATATTGAAGAGCTAAAAAAGTTGGGGGACTTGAAAGCTGCTTTGGATAATATGACGGTGGCTCAAATGCAGCGCTCTATTGTAGAGCTTAGCCAGCTGAAAGCATCTGAAAGAAATAATCTGAAGCAGCAAGCTGTCCTGCAAAATGTGGAATCTGGTTCAGataaaaataagatttttgcTGTGAATGGCAATGGATTCAACTCTCCGATGGCAAAACCAGATAGCAGTCCCTCTGGCTCTGCCCGTTTCTCTTGGATCAAGCGCTGCAGTGAATTGATATTCAAACATACCCCTGACAAGGCCCAAATGAAGCCTGAAGAAAGACCATTGGAATTGGATGGAGAACCAAAGACACTGGAAGTGCCCTCTGAAGGTGAGGTTTTTGAAAGAACTCACGCTGGAAGGAAAAGGAGAGTTGACAACATGCCTTCAAATGGCACCAAGAAGAGTAGGCAAAAGGATGCTTCTGTACTTGAAGTAGAGGATAACACTCACCG TGTACATTCAATTGAACCAAATGTAGTGCTGGATCAGCCTGAATTAATGTCATACAATCAAAGTGAAGGAGGGGCTGATGAAACCAATGAGTTGATTGTTGATAGAGTAATTAATATTTCTGAAGCAATCCATGTAAAAGAGACTGTAGATGATTTTTCCAATGTAGAAAATATAGACCAGTTGCAGGATACGGGAGAGAAGGATAAATCTGGGGAACCATTAGTGGTACCTATGGGGAATGTTTCTCAACTTACTATCCCTTGTCAG CGAACGGAAGACAAGTCGGGAAAAGGCAAACAAAAGCTTGAAGACAATGTTACCGTCCAACCAGATGACAAAGTGAGAACCAGATCGAGGGCAGGGCTGAAGCAAGTGTTGTAG
- the LOC107950521 gene encoding lysosomal Pro-X carboxypeptidase isoform X2 — MASSTVSFIIIIIITTVLLPSLSSQLSDLFPSNNPPPFLGKHSHPIKQPNHHQQYRYETRYFSQPLDHFSFLDLPRFRQRYLINTEHWVGPSRSGPIFLYCGNEGDIEWFAVNTGFVWDIAPRFGAMILFPEHRYYGDSMPFGSKEEAYRNATTLSYLTAEQALADFAVLITDLKKNLSAEGCPVVLFGGSYGGMLAAWMRLKYPHVAVGALASSAPILQFEDIVPPETFYNIVSNSFKRESSSCFDTIKNSWNALRSEGQKEDGLKQLSKTFHLCRELTSVQGLSDWLDSAYSYLAMVNYPYPSNFLMPLPGHPIREVCKRIDGSPAGSSILERIFNGVSVYYNYTGEVDCFQLDDDPHGMDGWNWQACTEMVMPMSSDQNTSMFPAYDWDYSAFREGCQRDFQVTPRPRWITTEFGGHDIEHVLKSFGSNIIFSNGLLDPWSGGSVLKNISETIIALITKEEDPDWLVEQRATEIKLIQGWIYNYSKKMKATFEI; from the exons ATGGCAAGTTCCACGGTCtccttcatcatcatcatcatcatcaccaccgTCCTTTTGCCATCCCTCTCTTCACAGCTGTCCGATCTCTTCCCTTCCAACAACCCGCCGCCCTTCCTCGGCAAGCATTCACACCCAATCAAACAACCCAACCACCACCAACAATACCGTTATGAAACCCGGTATTTTTCCCAACCGTTGGACCACTTCAGCTTCTTGGACCTCCCCAGGTTCCGACAACGTTACCTTATCAACACTGAACACTGGGTCGGCCCTTCCCGTTCCGGCCCAATCTTCCTTTACTGCGGCAACGAAGGTGACATCGAATGGTTCGCCGTTAACACCGGTTTTGTATGGGACATCGCTCCCCGCTTCGGTGCCATGATTCTATTCCCAGAG CATAGGTATTATGGGGACTCAATGCCGTTTGGAAGTAAAGAAGAAGCTTATAGAAATGCCACTACCCTTTCTTATCTAACAGCAGAGCAAGCCCTTGCTGATTTCGCCGTTCTCATTACTGATTTGAAGAAGAATTTGTCTGCTGAAGGGTGTCCCGTTGTTTTATTCGGCGGCTCCTATGGAGGAA TGTTAGCAGCATGGATGAGGCTCAAGTACCCTCATGTTGCTGTTGGGGCTCTTGCTTCATCAGCTCCGATTCTTCAGTTTGAAGATATTGTGCCACCTGAAACGTTTTATAACATTGTCTCCAATTCATTCAAG CGGGAAAGTAGTAGCTGCTTTGACACCATTAAAAACTCATGGAATGCATTGAGGTCCGAGGGTCAGAAGGAGGATGGCCTTAAGCAACTGTCTAAAACTTTTCACTTGTGCCG GGAACTTACAAGTGTCCAAGGTCTATCAGACTGGTTGGATTCTGCATATAGTTATTTGGCAATGGTTAATTACCCGTATCCTTCAAACTTTTTAATGCCTTTGCCGGGACATCCCATAAGAGAG GTCTGCAAAAGGATTGATGGGTCTCCTGCCGGGTCTAGCATTCTGGAGCGTATATTCAATGGAGTAAGCGTATATTACAATTATACCGGAGAGGTTGACTGTTTTCAACTTGATGACGATCCTCATGGCATGGACGGTTGGAACTGGCAG GCATGCACTGAGATGGTTATGCCGATGTCTAGTGATCAAAACACTAGCATGTTTCCAGCATATGATTGGGATTACTCTGCTTTCCGAGAAGGGTGCCAGAGGGATTTCCAGGTGACACCAAGGCCTAGATGGATAACAACCGAATTCGGTGGACAT GATATTGAGCATGTATTGAAATCCTTTGGAAGCAACATCATATTCTCAAATGGTTTATTAGATCCTTGGAGTGGTGGCAG TGTTCTGAAGAATATATCTGAAACGATTATTGCTCTCATCACGAAAGAAG AGGACCCCGACTGGTTAGTGGAACAGAGGGCAACCGAGATCAAGCTGATCCAAGGTTGGATTTATAACTATAGTAAGAAAATGAAAGCAACCTTTGAGATATAG
- the LOC107950521 gene encoding lysosomal Pro-X carboxypeptidase isoform X1, protein MASSTVSFIIIIIITTVLLPSLSSQLSDLFPSNNPPPFLGKHSHPIKQPNHHQQYRYETRYFSQPLDHFSFLDLPRFRQRYLINTEHWVGPSRSGPIFLYCGNEGDIEWFAVNTGFVWDIAPRFGAMILFPEHRYYGDSMPFGSKEEAYRNATTLSYLTAEQALADFAVLITDLKKNLSAEGCPVVLFGGSYGGMLAAWMRLKYPHVAVGALASSAPILQFEDIVPPETFYNIVSNSFKRESSSCFDTIKNSWNALRSEGQKEDGLKQLSKTFHLCRELTSVQGLSDWLDSAYSYLAMVNYPYPSNFLMPLPGHPIREVCKRIDGSPAGSSILERIFNGVSVYYNYTGEVDCFQLDDDPHGMDGWNWQACTEMVMPMSSDQNTSMFPAYDWDYSAFREGCQRDFQVTPRPRWITTEFGGHDIEHVLKSFGSNIIFSNGLLDPWSGGSVLKNISETIIALITKEGAHHIDLRASSTEDPDWLVEQRATEIKLIQGWIYNYSKKMKATFEI, encoded by the exons ATGGCAAGTTCCACGGTCtccttcatcatcatcatcatcatcaccaccgTCCTTTTGCCATCCCTCTCTTCACAGCTGTCCGATCTCTTCCCTTCCAACAACCCGCCGCCCTTCCTCGGCAAGCATTCACACCCAATCAAACAACCCAACCACCACCAACAATACCGTTATGAAACCCGGTATTTTTCCCAACCGTTGGACCACTTCAGCTTCTTGGACCTCCCCAGGTTCCGACAACGTTACCTTATCAACACTGAACACTGGGTCGGCCCTTCCCGTTCCGGCCCAATCTTCCTTTACTGCGGCAACGAAGGTGACATCGAATGGTTCGCCGTTAACACCGGTTTTGTATGGGACATCGCTCCCCGCTTCGGTGCCATGATTCTATTCCCAGAG CATAGGTATTATGGGGACTCAATGCCGTTTGGAAGTAAAGAAGAAGCTTATAGAAATGCCACTACCCTTTCTTATCTAACAGCAGAGCAAGCCCTTGCTGATTTCGCCGTTCTCATTACTGATTTGAAGAAGAATTTGTCTGCTGAAGGGTGTCCCGTTGTTTTATTCGGCGGCTCCTATGGAGGAA TGTTAGCAGCATGGATGAGGCTCAAGTACCCTCATGTTGCTGTTGGGGCTCTTGCTTCATCAGCTCCGATTCTTCAGTTTGAAGATATTGTGCCACCTGAAACGTTTTATAACATTGTCTCCAATTCATTCAAG CGGGAAAGTAGTAGCTGCTTTGACACCATTAAAAACTCATGGAATGCATTGAGGTCCGAGGGTCAGAAGGAGGATGGCCTTAAGCAACTGTCTAAAACTTTTCACTTGTGCCG GGAACTTACAAGTGTCCAAGGTCTATCAGACTGGTTGGATTCTGCATATAGTTATTTGGCAATGGTTAATTACCCGTATCCTTCAAACTTTTTAATGCCTTTGCCGGGACATCCCATAAGAGAG GTCTGCAAAAGGATTGATGGGTCTCCTGCCGGGTCTAGCATTCTGGAGCGTATATTCAATGGAGTAAGCGTATATTACAATTATACCGGAGAGGTTGACTGTTTTCAACTTGATGACGATCCTCATGGCATGGACGGTTGGAACTGGCAG GCATGCACTGAGATGGTTATGCCGATGTCTAGTGATCAAAACACTAGCATGTTTCCAGCATATGATTGGGATTACTCTGCTTTCCGAGAAGGGTGCCAGAGGGATTTCCAGGTGACACCAAGGCCTAGATGGATAACAACCGAATTCGGTGGACAT GATATTGAGCATGTATTGAAATCCTTTGGAAGCAACATCATATTCTCAAATGGTTTATTAGATCCTTGGAGTGGTGGCAG TGTTCTGAAGAATATATCTGAAACGATTATTGCTCTCATCACGAAAGAAG GCGCCCATCACATTGACTTGCGTGCCTCTTCGACAGAGGACCCCGACTGGTTAGTGGAACAGAGGGCAACCGAGATCAAGCTGATCCAAGGTTGGATTTATAACTATAGTAAGAAAATGAAAGCAACCTTTGAGATATAG